The Geotrypetes seraphini chromosome 12, aGeoSer1.1, whole genome shotgun sequence nucleotide sequence TCCCCTCtgacttcagttctggattatttgcttcatttatctaaGTCTGGCCTTCAATCCAcctctattagagttcatcttagtgccattgctgcttttcatcaacctctggatgggaaacctctctcgGCACATCCTCTGGTTGCTCGttttatgaagggacttttcaatcTCCATCCTCCAGTTAAACCGCCTCCTGTTGTTTGGGATCGTAAtgttgttctggctcaactgatgaaacctccgtttgagcctattGACTTGTCTCATTTTAAATATCTTGGAaagttgttttcttgattgccctcacttcggctcgtcgagtcagtgagttgcaagctttagtctcggatccgcctttcacagtttttcaccatgataaggtggttctacgtacacatccaaaattcttacctaaagtagtgtctgattttcatataaatcaatctattgtgctaccagtattttttcctaagccgcattctcaccctggtgaggcgtctctacatactttggactgtaaacgtgcgttggcgttttatcttcaacgtactcaacctcacaggacttctcctcaacttttcctttcttttgatccaaataggttgggccgtcctgtctcgaagcgtaccatctccaactggatggctgcttgcatttctttttgctatgctcaggctggtcttcctctacaaggtcgagtgacggcccacaaagttcgagctatggcggcttctgttgctttcctcagatcaactcctattgaggaaatttgcaaagctgctacttggtcctcggttcacactttcacctctcattactgtctggatactttatccaggagggatggccattttggccaatctgttttgcaaaatcttttttcgtaaattgccaacttccctccctttttacttagcttggaggtcacccatgtgtgggaatatgctgcctgcttgtcctgggataaagcatagttacttaccgtaacaggtgttatccagggacagcaggcagatattcccataacccacccacctcccctggttggcttcttggcttgatatctgaactgaggattCTCTCAGGAGATGCaccccctagtttgggcgggaaggcacgcgcgcatgcgcgatgcagcactcgaaagttcgagatcttcaagcaagtttgcttttgaGGCTCTCCGCtgctgacgtcacccatgtgtgggaatatctgcctgctgtccctggataacacctgttacggtaagtaactgtgctttcctctATAATCGAGAAAACTCTCCTATTCTTTTTCCACCCTTACTTTTCCATTGTTATAAGTTTAAATTCATCATACTTGATGTTATTATTTACAATACTTCTATTGCTTTGTTTCTatcctgtaaactgctttgaactgtaaggcttatacggtatataaataaaaaaaattatgttatgttatattgaaGAAGATTCCCTCCTCCAAGCAACCTCTTCAATACATTCTTGAGACACTGAGTGAATTCAGAGTTGAAAAACTCAAAATATTAACAAAAGTTATAtcccagtggtattcaacccaatcctcagggaccacctggccagtcgggttttcaaaatctctgtcatccatattcattgtggatatcctgaataccCGACTAGCCAGGTAATCCCTGAGGACTAGGTTGAATACCACTGTTGTATCCAATGGAACACAAAGACACATGACATTACATATACTATATTGCAGAACTGGGGGTTAACATTTTGTGTATATTTACATATGGAGTATATCATGTTGTAGGCATTTAGATTTTTTAAGTATCTTTATAACAACTCcagtaaaatattgtttttattggttttgtaTTCCGCAGGAAAGCTGACTGGAAGTCATGGAGCACCAGAATGTTCCAAACCCTATTCTGAGTTGTGTACTGAAGGGAGATTTAGAGGGCTTGCAGAAATTGTTAATGGATGTAGCAAATCCTCGCCACAAGAAGGTACTTCAGCCACTACTAGAATATGACATTGTTGAGAGAAGCCCTGTGCATATAGCCTGTGTGCTGGGACATAGCAACATAATTCAGGAATTTGCAAAATACAATGTGAATCTGAATGATTCAACAACTAGAGGTAAATCTGGGTtcttgttgttattattattattattcgttGCTTATCAGTTCCTGTTTTTGAACATTTAAATGATTCTTAAGCTATGGTGCAGCATTTGGCTGTGAGAATATTTGTCTGAGACCCTTTTTGTATATCTGGTTCTTGGCCACCATCCGGAAGCTCTCATGTTATACAGTTTTGTCACAATAACATTTCTTGTTTATAGAAGTGGAATATGACTTAGGCCAGGTACTAAAGCTCAATGGGTGCCTTCCACTGTCCCAATCTGAAGGTTGTCTACTAAGGCTGACCACAGTAGACTTGTAGCTAGCAGTTTTTACCTCCTTGCAACTTGAAATTCCTTCTCAAATCCCCACTCAGTCCAATATCAAGAGCAGCATTaattgcactagagaatgacacggggaaaaaatttatcaccattcccgcCCCATCCCTTTGAGTTcgtctccatccctgccccatccctgtgagctcagactccatccccaccccacaagctcagtccccatccccgccccacaaactgtcagatcccactcgcacaagcctcgaatagttatgattttatactgaacttattttattaaagtataaaaagagacaatattctgtacaattgtcattttataaacacaatacaaagcaaggatcaacaaacccccctgtctcccctccctttcacaaatatcccctccactattgtgaaaactgaacaaaccaaattactacagaatgctacatagaaaaatcaagttaacagaatacttcagtcacacatggcaggaatagtgttaggggagtgccctaagccagctgtcagagagagagctctaagccagctggaaggtAAAGAAGCACAGcttgggctttgcggtccccagttatgtctaataccagctctagcatgatacatatttcaaatctgaaatattctggtaattttattcttgaaatcatattggtctcaggctttggttttgggttccttctgtcttcatcgtggtatggctggctcctgaaggtaaaataggcccaaaaggagctggggaggagatgatgAATCTGAgaagggtgcaatttttttaccacaggagcaagacttttcactgcttcctggggcggtgaaaggtcttgtccctatTCCCGTGGGGTGGTGAAAGgttttgtccccattcctgcggtaaaccagttgcaaatgtccccattactgcagATTTACTGTGGTGACTCCAGTTTACCACAGTAAAtgatccccgtgtcattctctaaattgcACATCATTTCCTGCTGCCATTGGAGATCTACGTGGCTCATACTATGAAACTGACTTGTAATAGCAGGAGATGACATGTTATTAACACAGCTCCTGCTACTGGTCTGGATGGGGTTTTAAGAAGACAGATTGGGCATTGGAAATAAAAACTGTAAGAGGTAACTTCAGGACTGCCATTCTGCTTAACACTAGAAGAGACGTAATATGtcagcatgggggagggggaaggaataggAAGAGTGTCTTGATGAAAACGGGAGAAAAgagtgtacagtggtgcctcacacaacgaacttaatccgttccaggagcaagtttgttatgtgaaacgttcgttgtgtgaaacgcgttttcccataagaatacatgtaaaacaaaataattcgttctgcagccctacatttccctccctccacctcaccttatatgcagagtttgccagctttctttttcacccagccgcacgctttcaaaaagctgtgcacgcgcagctgctggagttgatcaatgttctcttctcctgcaacttccggtttccggttgcgtcagaggagaagattgaacaacagagcatgcgcgcatgtgctgctctttgaaagtgtgtggctggccgaaaaagaaagccagaaaactcggcatctaaggtaaggtggagggagatgatggaacactgcattcagacaggagggtgctgctgttcccggctcacattaggaagcggcgagagtagttccgccccccccccgggcccctcgggcgacttcgttgtgtgaaacgaagttcgttatagggagcaagacaaaaagttcgttatgcgcagcgttcgctgtgcgaggcgtccgttatgcgaggcaccactgtatgtggaTTTTCATAAAGCATTTCAGTCTCCTTCACATGAGGAtgcaaaagaaatgaaaaagtcAAAGGATAGGAGTTGCCGTACCATTCattttcttatatcccacaaattTCTACAAGGATTCATTGCAGCTTACATTAAGATTCTTAAATTTTCTGGTAAAATTACAGTAAGATTCATAAATTACAACTGAATGACAATCACGCAAATTGCAAAGAGAAGAGATaagtctttaacattttcctgaaatggTAGTAGGAAGAGATCTGTTGCAGATACAATGATAGGTGATTCCAGGTTTTGGGACCCTGAAATTCGAAGGTCTCAAACAACTTTTTCTGGTGGACTTGTTGGGGAGCAGGAAAGGTCAGCTTAAAGTGCTGGGGTGCTCTGGAGTTATAACATGGACATATAACCTTCATTTGAGATTTTAGTCCCTGAGAGTTCTCTCTGTACATAGCCTTAAGGACCAAACAAGCAGTCTTAAACTTAGTTCTATATGTGTAGTGTGCtacagaaatttgacttttggaAATCTTTCTTAGATGGGTTAAAGCCTTGTATTTGAAACCTTCAACCTCAATTGTTGCTAATAGTTGCACCACTGTCCCGTTCCAACTGAGACTTGGCACATATCATGGCTGTCCCTTATTGCCTCTCATATTTGCAttgattaaactaaactaaactaaaccttaagtttgtataccacatcatctccataaagatagagctcgacacggtttacaggtaattcaataaatgagggaaggacataataagaaattagaggttatgaagaggatagctagctttacattttaaatagatagctttacgttttggagaaaagccaggttttcagatgtttttggaataattggaatgagcagggaggttattccaaagctcagtggatttgaagaaaagggatttccctaatttacatagaaaccttaggtcccaccagggggcgcggcctgaggcacatgggcccaacccgaccatgtgcctcaggccgcgcccccaggtgggacctaaggctccagggcctattctgattggcccacgcgccttaggccccaccagtaggcggagctttaggacggatgggccaatccggcctcattccttcgttggctgcctgccggacaggcgggtttggctcccgtctgtccggccaactaccaaaggtacggggaaggggggtgggggggtcgtgggggtcgccaggggggtcgcgggtcggctgggggagcggtcggaggttcttggggggggcggtcgttgggggggaggggggtttgcgtcgagggcaggagggcctgggatccctcctgcccgtaatgtagtgcggggtggggttagggggtcgccgtggccaggagggtttgggctcccttctggcccaactaccaaaggtacggggaaggggggtgggggggtcgtgggggtcgccagggggggtcgcgggtcggctgggggggcggtcggaggttcttgggggggggcggtcgttggggggaggggggtttgcgtcgagggcaggagggcctgggatccctcctgcccgtaatgtagtgcggggtggggttagggggtcgccgtggccaggaggatttgggctccctcctggcccgatattgttggggagtcggcggtccttcggggggagggatgtatcggacgtcgggggggggcatcaggctttcaggatggggacagaccttcaaggggggacagtgcacggaagtcaggggggggtgaacggagagtcgggacagcgcacggagaggcggggcagtgcacggaagtcaggggggggtgaacggagagtcgggacagcgcacggagaggcggggcagtgcacggaagtcagggggggtgaacggagagtcgggacagcgcacggaaattcagggcagtgcacggaagtcaggggggggtgaacggagagtcgggacagcgcacggaaagtcggggcagtgcacggaagtcagggggggtgaacggagagtcgggacagcgcacggagaggcggggcagtgcacggaagtcaggggggtgaacggagagtcgggcagcatgcgcggtataatcgtgagcgcgttataccaaagtttttgtgcttatcatcgtgatttctgcgcgctatacacgtgtgcgcgttttatacgggtgcgtgttatttgcgtgaaaatacggtattcttaaagtctggcacgctgtctgcctcgatcacctgcactggaagcttgttccaatgatcaaccactctctctgtgaagaaatactttctggtgtcgccatgaaattttccacccctgagtttgagcgggtgccctcttgtggccgagggtcccttgagaaagaaaatatcatcttccactttgacacgtcccgtgaggtacttaaatgtttcgatcatgtctcccctcttcctacgttcctcaagagtgtagagctgcaatttgttcagtctctcttcgtacgagagacccttgagccccgagatcatcctggtggccgtccgttgaaccgattcaattctgcgcacatctttactgtaatgtggcctccagaattgcacacagtactccagatgaggtctcaccatggccctgtacaacggcattatgacttcaggctttcggctgacgaaactactattgatacaacccaatatctgccttgccttagatgaagccttctccacttgattggcagttttcatgtctgcactgatgattactcctaaatctcgttctgctgaagtcctagttaaagtttctccgttcaagaagtacgtcctgcatggatttccgcttccgaggtgcatgaccttacatttcttagcattgaagcctagctgccaggttgaggaccaactttccaatgtaagcaggtcctgcgccatataattctgtaaactgcattcacttactatattacatagtttggcgtcatcggcgaatagtgttattttaccttgaagcccttgagtcagatcccctatgaatatgttgaaaaggagtggacccaggaccgagccctgcggcactccactggtcacctccgatgttttagagagggtaccattaaccaccaccctctgaagtctgccactcagccaatcattgacccatgcagttagtgtctctcctaaccccatcgattccatcttgcttagcagcctgcggtgtgggacactgtcaaaagctttcctgaagtccaggtacacgacgtccaaagactctcccaagtccaactttcttgttacccagtcaaagaagctgatgagattggattggcaggacctacccttggtgaatccatgctgactgggatcccgaagattcccttcattcaagatcgtgtccaatttgcttttaattagtgtttccatgagtttgcacactattgatgtgagactcaccggtctataattcgcagcctctgccctgcaaccctttttatgcagaggaacgacattagctaatttccagtccaggggaactttccccttacttagggagagattgaatagctcagccaatggtttcgccaggacatcgctcaattctctgagcattcttgggtgcaaattgtctggtcccatagctttgttcaccttgagtcttgccagttcactgtaaacttcacctggtgtgaacttacctgcatacatgacaccttttaacgaggggaaagatagtttgaatatgtgggcagatctggtagtgtcaggtcttgaagaattccagtatagtgggattaggggaggaagaatgccatgtaggatcttgaaaattaggcaggtacttttaaagtgaatcctagaaatcaccagaagccagtgaagttttgacagaaagcggggaaacatgatcgaatttgctttttacgaagatcaacctagccgcagtgttctggatccgctgaagtttttgaagatttttcttggttagacttagatagatggaattacaatagtccagtctggaaagaatgattgattcaTTATTGAGCCTTTGGCAGcccataacacacacagataAAAGGGAATACATATTGGAGGAAAAACACATACCATTTCATTAGATGTGGTTGATACCTTAATCTATATGAAAATTCTTATCAACTCATTGCTAAAATGATTAGAATTGAATGAGGAATTTGGGTCCATGGCTGAATATTCTTCTGTGTTCTTTTGGCTTATTTTCCTTTGGTGTGGTTTttcttccctcttcctccctttcttttttctttctctctcttttttccttcttttctcttggcccctttttcttttctacttttttcCTCTTTACCTGTGGCTTTTCATATCTCTCTTTATACTCaccttcctctttcttcagttCAGGTTTTACAATGCATGAAATGTTGCACTCGAGATTCTCTGTATTAACATTCTACAAAGTTTCTATTTTGTTACAAAGTTATGTAGTGATACACTTGAGATTTTCTGCATTAACATCCTGTACGGTTTCTAGCTTGTTacaaaacttctttcaaatagCTTTTGAAGTTTGTTCATGCAGCTATATGTTTTGTGCTCTTTTATTGTCTTATGTAAATATTATGTTATGCTGTAGTTTTTTAGAGTTTTTCTCCTGATGAAATATGGTATTTTGATAGTCCTATTTCCATATTTTTACTAcacagctttgttttatcccagacctgtcatctgtgaacatatacacCACAGGTTTGGTTTCATTTTTAGGCATATGTTTTGTTTGTCACATATATATATCTTTGATATATGTGTCATTCgttatatttatatgtatttatttatttacttgatTGGCCTCTGGTATTCATTTACTTGTAtggcttagaaaaaaaaaaattaaaatttttttaatttctatatgatgtgttttaatatgttgtattatgtttttatgtttagtgaCTCCTGATGCAAGCGTTTCTCAGACgctgaaacacagtgctgtgtcgggtccacagcttccgcttgtgtccttttatgaaataaacaagttggttttacatcagtgatcttcagtggagtgttcattgtccgttcccacttccttttgtactgttttatacccgtgggttctctgtcctgttggactttttggtgtttacttgAATATTCATGCTCTGCAGTGTGCATATATTACTCAGACTTCAGCACTGACTGGACTGGGTTTACAAGTAGCTTCTAAATTCAAGTATTTAGGTATTATATCCAGCCATCTTGTGATTCTTTATAcaggggtcctttttctaaggcgcgctatccgatttagcacacgctaaatgctaacacatccatagaatataatgggcacattagcatttagcgcatgctaaattgtctagtgcaccttagtaaaaggacccctgtataAAGAATCGCAAGATAGCTGGATATAATACCTAAGTACTTGATGTTTCCCATCGGTCCTAGAGTACcccttgccagtcgggttttcagcatatccacagtGGAtatgcattgtatgcaaatctctttcttgCATGGATGGTCAttcaggatatcctgaaaacctgactgtcaagGGGGTACACTAGGATCAACTTGGGAAACACCGTACTGGATGACCCTGGTTGGAAATGACTGACTAATTCCACCTGTATAGATATCATCTTTGtatgaaactaaactaaaccttaagcttatataccgcatcttctctatagagttagagctcggcacggtttacaagagttttagagaaaggaaaatataataagaattagtgattatatagagagcagctGAATTTacttttttgagaatagccacattttcagatgtttatgaaataattggaaagagcccaggttACGCAGCtagacaggaaaattattccaaagctcagtgattttaaagtaaagagatttccctaatatTCCAgtatagataacgccttttaatgaggggaaagataatttaagcttttggatagatctggtaatatcgggtctcgcagaattccaagatagaggaattaaaggaggaagagtgccatgcaagatcttaaatgttaggcaggcacatttcaagtaaaccctagagattactTGGAGCCGACAAAGTTTTAACAAAAGcggtgaaacatgatcaaatttgctttttgcaaagatcaacctagccgcagtattctggatctgttgaagtctttaaagacttttcttggttagacttaaatagacccaattacaataatccaacctcgaaAGAATGATAGATTGTACCAGGAcaacaaaatgttgttggtggaaacgGGATCTCACTTTCTTcagcatatggagactaaaaaaacatttttttaccagaaaattaagatggtcattaaatgaaagtgttgagtctataatgacacccagagagaattcaatctgcagtgaagatCCAGAAGGCAATGAAATGGATGAAAAGCAGGATTGACGGACCTTACATTCAGTTGGCCCAAAACTAGGTATTTGTTTTATGAACTGGACTCATTTGTTAACCTTTGCTGTGTTCCCAAACTTTGTACTGACCTGCATCCTTGGGAGATATTATAAATGGGAGAGATTCCCAAGCATAGTTTTTAAACATTTGTACATTTACTAAGGAAACATTTTATCTATTGATGCTCTTAGTATGGAGCATCATTCATGATGGATTAATGTGTTTGGGAGTACCAAAGCTTCACTATAGTCTCTATTTCTTACAATTACAATGACTAGCaatgtgtttatgtttattgcaaAGCTTTATATATTGCCATTCAGTAAATATCACAGTGCTGTACAAAACCtgtgtctgccctttctcttcaATTTGCAGGGTATGTGCCTCTACATTATGCTGCAGCCTGGGGCCATTTACAAGCAGTGAAAACCTTAGTGGAACTGGGAGCAGATATTCAAGCAGTTAACTTCCTGGGTGAATCAGCACGAGATATAGCACTCCGATATGCCAAACAGGACTGCGTAGAGTTCTTGGACTGGGCAGGTAAAGAAAATTATGGATTTTCTGTAGACAGACTTTCTTTTTTACTAGAAGAATGATTAGCCTCAATTGCTTAAAGATCCCCTCCTAACTTGTGCAAGGCTGAGGGAAATCTAGCATGGACAGGCACTGTGGAAGTTCCTGAACTCCTTTAGATCCTAGTATTACTCTGCTGATGCTCTTGACATTATCACTGTGGTTCTGACTTCTGTGGAAATGCAGAAGCTCTTGATGCTTCTGAGTGGGACATATAAGActgtctctgggaaaaggtgaataaagtcaccagaaacgacaaaaaaaaagaggtttAATGAATTCTGTTTGGGCAAACAATTTGCGATTCGACAGTCCAAACCCCATTCTTGTAtgtgaaaaaataaaagttacagAAGTTGAAACAATTAACTTTTCCAGACTGCTTCCAGACTCATGACCTAAAAAATTAGCTATTCCCAATATTTTGGATCTGCTACTTTAATTACCTGCAGCATATTCTGCTACTGTAATAATTATGTGTGTGTTGAAGAAAATGACCCTCcaaaaattaaattattgtatTGTTTGTTATATTTACCATAtgtttcactccataagatgtactttttttcccccagaaaaagtgggtggaaataagggtgcatcttatgaagcgaatataccacacgcacacacacatacccgggcggtacctttaaattgtggaggTCGGTGGAAAGCTGCCTGCTGATTGT carries:
- the ANKRD45 gene encoding ankyrin repeat domain-containing protein 45, whose product is MEHQNVPNPILSCVLKGDLEGLQKLLMDVANPRHKKVLQPLLEYDIVERSPVHIACVLGHSNIIQEFAKYNVNLNDSTTRGYVPLHYAAAWGHLQAVKTLVELGADIQAVNFLGESARDIALRYAKQDCVEFLDWAEAKLSLQMYISSVHSAVTEQEKGKINKEEKVRCLSACKAKSEWLTNVKNPTKQDLMDQKQQLEGAVLPTLTKLHPERVKSGKLL